The Desulfobacterales bacterium nucleotide sequence CGAACGTCAGGGCGCACAACAGTGCAAACGTTGAACCGGTCAGCAAGCCTGCAGCCTGTTCCCTTTCAAGCTTAAATTATGCGGGATTCGGATCATTAACAGGCGATATATCATAAGGCTGGAAAACTTCAATGCTTTTAACAGCCTAAAACAATTCAGGCGCCGGGCCGTTCGGCATCGGCGGATGTCATGGGACGGCTTCTCATCATCAACAGTGTATTGCCGATAACCGTCAGGCTGCTCAGGAGCATGGCGCTGACGGCGATAAGGGGGTTCAGCAGCCCGCTCATGGCAATGGGAAGACTGCCGGTGTTATAAATGAATGAAAAGATGAGGTTCTGGGATATCTTTGAATTGATCCGCCCGGCAAGCGCCAACAGTTCCATAACCTGGAGGGGATCGCTGCGCATCAGGGTAATGTCGGCAACTTCTTTTCCCAGGTGACTTCCGGAATGAACCGCAACAGAGAGATCCGCCTGAATCAAGGCCGGCGCATCATTGATGCCGTCGCCGACCATGGCAACCCGTAAGCCGGATTCCTGAAGTTTTTCGATGAAATCCGCCTTCTGCCGGGGTAGCATCCCGCCGAATGATTCGCGGATTCCCAGACTGCCGGCGACGATATCGGTGGTTTTAACACCGTCGCCGGAAACCAGATAGGTCTTGACCCCTTTCATGTGAAGCTGCCGGACAACGTCGGCCGTGCCAGCTTTGATCCTGTCGCCGAAAATGAGAGCCGCACAGGGTTTGCCCCCGATGCTCATGTAGACAAAAGAGCGAATGGCAGGAGAATCTTTAAGGTTGTTGAGTTGATCGTCGGGGAGAGCCGCAAGTTCTTTTTGCAGATATCCGCTGGATCCGATTTTTACTTCTGCATTGTTGTGGCGGCCGCTGATCCCGTTTTCAGAATGAGAAATGTGCGCTACATCCGCCGGGGAGAGATGATGCTCTTGCGCATAGCGCCGGATTTCAACAGCGATATAGTGATCCGAATCCTTTTCCAGGGAAACCGCCAGGGACATCACCTGGGCCGATGTGAACGGCGTGAAGGGAACCAGATCGATCAGCTCCCAGCGGCCATGGGTCAAGGTGCCGGTTTTGTCGAATACAACGGCGGCTAGCCGGCCGGCTTTTTCAATGCCGCGAAAGTTGCGGACGAGGATTCCGGATTTTGCAGCCAGGGAGATGCCGGCCATCCGTGTCAGGGGGATGGCAATGCCCAGGGAGCAGGGACAGGCGATAACCAGCACGGTCACCATGCGAATCAGGGCATGCTCAAAAGAAAGACCGGCCAGGAGGCAGCCGGCAACGGTAACAACCGCCAACAACAGAACGGCGGGCACAAACAGGCGCAGGACCCGGTCTGATTTTTCTTCAAGGGGCGTTTTGGCCGACAGGGCCTGTTCCATAACCGCGATCATTTGACCGATGGTGGAATCAGCGCCTACGCTTTCGGCTTTGACGCGCAAACCGCCCTGCAACACCCGGGTGCCGCTGCGAACGCGGTCTCCGGATTCGATGCGAACGGGCCTGGCTTCGCCCGTTAGCGCAGACTCATCCACGGCTGCATTTCCTTCCAGAACCACCCCATCCCCTGCAATGGTTTCGTTTTCAGTCGCCAGAAAAACGTCTCCTGCCTGCAGGCTGTCTGCGCTCACATAGCGGCCCCGGGGATATTGGGCCGAACATATTTTAGCCTTGGACGGACGCAGTGAAAAGAAAGCCTCTATATCCGTGCGGACTTTGTCTTTGGCGTTTTTTTCCAGCAGTTTTCCCAAAAGAACCAGGGTGATGAGCATGCAGGTGGTATCAAAGTAGAGGTGAATGCTGCCTTTGACCAGATTGACAATGCTGAATAAAAAAGCGCAGGTCGAGCCGATGGTGACGAGGGTTTCCAGACCGAATGCGGCTGCAACAAACCCGGTCAGGGCTTTCCTGTAAATATTGATACCGCCGTAAAAAAAGACGACTGCCGTCATGAAAAAGATCGGCCACGATAAATGGCGCACCGTTTCAACAGACAGCTCGCTGAAAAATCCGGAATAAAGCGCAAAAGACAGCATCATGACGTTGGCGGTGAGAAAGGCGGATACCCCCAAGCGGATAGAATCGGATCGCTTGCCGGCCGTGTCCTTTTCTCCGGGTAGAAGCGTCCGGTAACCCAGAGACCGGATTGTGTCTGCAATGTTGTCCGGAGTGGTTGCCACCGGATCATAATCACACCGTAGATAATCGGTGGAAAAATTACAATTCGCTGAAATGATTCCGGGGGTTTTTTTAAAATAGGCTTCAATTACCCAGGCACACGCCGGGCACCACATGTTATCTACTTTAAGGGTGAGACCTAAAGCGGCTTGGGGTGGATTTAGTTGCCGGGAAGGGGCAGGCGCACCGGTTGATTTTGTTTGGGCTCTCCCTGCCCGAAAGGGCTGATCCCGGCCAATCAGATCTTCTTCGGATTGCGGGATGATGCCGATATCCCGGCATTTTTGAAACAGCTCCGTATCCCTGAAAGTTTTCGGATCCGCCGAACCGGCAGCTTCCAGCAGAAGATTGAATACCTGCCGGCAGCCCGGGCAGCAGAAGCAATAGGTTTTTGGGGATATGTCAAGGGAGATGGCGGCGTGGCCCAGGGGCAGGCCGCATAGGTCGCAGCTGGCGGAGGTCTTATTCATGGCAGGTGGGTTGGCATTTATATAATTTGTCCCCCAACGTTTTAAAATCCCTCCCAACCTCCCTTTATGAAAGGGAGGAGAATAATTCCCCCTTTATTAAAGGGGGCAAGGGGGATTTTTTCAAGGAAATATGTTTACATCCAGTTTGCATGAAGATCTTTGCTTTATAGATAATGCCATTCTAATTTCGAATCCCCAGTGATTTTACATATAGAATGATTCGCCAGCGGTCCGCTTCGGCAATTGTGGTGGCGAGGGGGGGCTGCCTGCCCTTGGGTATGCCGTAGCTGATCTCTTTAAACAGGACGCCGTCGGAAAGGGACTGGACCTTGGCGCTGCGCAGATCTCCCGGCAGGGGCGCAAAACTCTGGCCCACCGTGCCGTTGCCGTCATGGTATTTGCCGTGGCACTGGGCGCAGTAGGTGAAATAGAGTTTTTCGCCCTGTTTGGCGATATCCGGTGTCTCACCAAACGGCGAGTGGAGGCTTTCGGCGGCGGTCGCCTTTAAAATCGCTTCCCCGCCGGCAGACGGAACGGTTCCTGCTTCCATCAGGAGCAGGGGTTCTTCATAGGGCCGGACAGCGGGCGTTTCCCGCATCCGGCCGTATGGAAAATCGTTGTCTACCTTCAGGAGGACATGGTAGGCCCCCATGATCAAGACAAACAAAATCACTGCAGCGGCGGCAACCTTCTTCATTTATTCTCCCTCTGCGCCCCTGACATGCTGTGGAAAGGGCATGACATCGTAAACAGCATAGGGTGATTCACCGGGAACGTCCTTGACCGGCCGATACTCCCAGGAGGGTTGCCCCCTGTCACCCACTACATAAAAGGCAAAAAAACCTTTTGCCAGAATAAACAGTGCCAGCAGAAAAACCAACAACCAGGTTTTTCCGGCGGAAAGCGCTGTTGGTCGTGTTTCCATTTTATATCTTAACCCCCATCAAACCGTTGAACAGTATGTACAAAACGGCCCAGACAACCGTGCCGGCGATAATCAGCGTGAGCGCAATTGGAAATGGTGCATTCCTGTCTTCAAGATCGTCCGGATAACGGCCATGGACATGTGTCAGTCTCTCTGCAGCGTCGGCACTTTTAAAGTAAGATTTCGCCAGTGCCAGCCCGAAAATAATAATGAAAATAAAGGCCGGAAACACATACAGAATGACATGCTGAAAATTAAGCAGGGCAAAAAATCGCATACGTTTCTCCTCGCACGGTTTTGTCAGGGCGGCCCGCCGGGCAGCAGCGCAAAAACAAGGACGGCGGCACTGGCCAGCAGTCCGGCGCAGGCCAGCAGCAGCAACCCGTAAATTTCAAACCGGCTGATTCCGGTAATCGGGGCGGCATCGGCCCCTTTTTCATTCTCCAGCGGCAAAAACCGGGCCCGGCGCTGGTCTTTAAATTGATTGTTCTTCAGTGCCCATATGAATACACTCAGACTGATGATAAAGCCCACTGCGATATAGGTGATGAAATAAGGGAAGTACATGTCTTTCTTCCTTACTCGGATAAAACCATCAACGAACATTTTGCTATGTTAAAACAAATTAATCACGATGCAGGTATTTAGGCTGAAGGCTGAAGGTAAAATTCTGACTGAGGCGAGTCTAAAAGCCTTCAGTCTTCAGCCTATTCGCCTAATTACGGTTCATAGGCTGCATCTATCCCCTTGGGTTCGGTATTGGCGTCACTGTCGTTGATAAAATAAACGGCCACATAATTGCCGACATCCCAGATCTTTTCAGACTCCAGCTCCCGTTTGAAATACGGCATGGCCGTACCGGTAATGCCGTTCATAATCTGGTAATAAAGAATGCCGCCGGAGATTTCACGCCCTTTTAACAGGGTAAAGTTAAAAGGCGGCGGATAAATCCAGGGTTGGGCCGGGCCCATGCCGTCTCCCACCGGACCGTGGCAGCCCAGGCAGAAATCCTGATAAATCTTATGCCCCCGTGCAATGCCGGCTTCGGTGGTGGGATACGGATTGGGAACATCCCGCCATCCCCGGGGGATCTGATCATTCAGCCATTGGACATTGGCGTCGGGACCGGCCTCATAGGCCCGGACAGCTTCCTTTTTCCAGAAACGCTGCCGGTCCATGCGCCCATCCGCCTGGAGCAGGCCGAGACTCTGAACATAGCGGGTGAGCGTGTTCATCTTTTTCCTGTCGAGGAAAGCAAACGCCGGCATGATGGAATTCGGCCGGGTATGGCGCGGATTTATAAAATGGGCAATATGCCAGTCGTCGGGGTGCTCGCCGCCTTCCTGGGACAGGTCCGGACCGGTACGCTGGGATCCCAGCAGTACCGGATAGTCTGCCACATAATCTCCGGCCTGGGCGATCCGTTCCGCCCCCAGCCCCCAGTCAATGGAACGGATGGACTGGGTGTGACAGTACACGTAGCCGTTGGCGATATAAATTGCGCGCCCGGCGGATTCTTCCTGAATCCGGGTTCGGAAAATGTCCGAAGGGGTTTCATCGCGGGTGGTGTAGGGAATGAAAACAACCACAAAAACAATAGCCGCCAGGATCAGCAGGCTCCCTAAAATTAAGGCTTTCAGGGTCATCTTCATGGCGTTTCTCCGGGTTTGCCGTACAGGGTTTGCAGAATGTTATACAGGCCGAGTATTGCGCTGACAAATATCATTAGCCCCAGGGAAGCCCTGACAACATAATAGACATGGATTTCAGCCAGAAGCCGGTAAACCGTTTCACCGTTGAGCCAGGCCGATCCCTGAATCAGGCCGGCAAAGGTCAGGACCACGGTGAATCCCACCACGCCGATTAAAATCAGCCAATACTGCAGATCCGCCAGAAATCTGCTGTAAAGGGGACGGTTCGTTATCTTTGGAAGGATATAGTAAAGTCCCCCAAGGGCGATCATTCCGGCAAATCCCAAAACGCCGACATGGGCGTGTCCCACCACCCAGTTGTTGAAGTGCGTTACCCGCTGCACCTGGGGCAGCGACATCATGGAGCCCTGAATGCTGACAAAAAAATACATGATGGTTCCGGTGAAAACGAATTTGGCGCCGATGTCGACATGGATTTCTCCCAGCCGGCCTTTGGCAGTAAACCAGATATTGAGAAGAAACGCCATGACCGGGATTACCATGGCGACACTGTCCACGATGGCGATGACCTTGAGCCAGGTGGAAACCGGCACCTGCAGCAGATGGTGGGTCCCGATATGGGTATAGACCACGATCAGGGACCAGAAGCCCAGCAGCGAAAGGGTATGGCTGTAAAGCGGGGTGCGACAGGCCCGGGGGATAACATAATAGGTCACACCGGCGGCGAGGGGCGTCAAGAGCAGGCCGAACACATTATGCCCGTAAAACCAGAGCAGGATGGCATCCGGAATTCCCACCAGGGCGCCGCTGTCGGGCCGCCAGATCACATTGCCGAGGGCGTAGGTTGCGGCGGTAAGAACGGTGGCTGCCAGGACATACCAGACCGAGACATACAGAATCGGTTCGCGGCGCCCTTTTACCGTCATGGCCAGGTTGGTGAACACCAAGACAAAGGCGGCAATGATCATGATGTCGATGGGCCAGACCATTTCAGCATACTCGCGGCCCTGGGTGTATCCCATGGCCAGGCTGACGGTAACGGCCACCAGGGTGACGTTCCAGGCGATGACGGTGAGGATGCCGAGCTTTTCGCTGAAAAGTTCGGTGCGAAGCAGGCGCGGAAAGTAATAAAATGCCGCTGCCAGGAGTCCCGGTGTCACAAAGCCGAAAAGCACCAGATTGATATGGATCGGCCGGATTCTGCCGAATACCAGCCAGCCGACGTTGGCGGTCAGGTCCGGCGCGATCAGTTCGGTCGCCCCCAGAAGCCCCGCAAATGTCGCAATGACCATCCAGAAGGCGGACGTGAGGCAAAACCCCTTGGCGGTTAAGTGCGGTTGCGGCAATAGAGTCAACGAGGTGTCTGTCAACTGATTCTCCTTTAACTGTGACACGCCAGCCAGCAATCGAGGTTTGCTTTTTTCTGCTGGTGGCAGGTGATGCAAAATTGCATTCTGAAATACGTGCCTTTGATGCGGTCCATGGTTTCAATCGGCCCATGGCATTGCCGGCATTCGATTTCTTTTTTAATATGACGCTCGTGGTTGAACAGCACGTGTTCAGCCAGATAATTTACTTTGCGCCACTTCACCGGCGAACCGGTCTTAAAATAGTCATGTACCTTTAGAATCTGGGGATGACCGGCAATAATATGGTTGTGGCAATACAGGCATTTTTCAACCGGGGGGATTCCCGGATGAAGGGCTCGGTCCACATAGGGATGACAGAACTGGCACTGGATCTGCTTGACGTCGACATGCAGCCGAT carries:
- a CDS encoding cbb3-type cytochrome c oxidase subunit II, encoding MKMTLKALILGSLLILAAIVFVVVFIPYTTRDETPSDIFRTRIQEESAGRAIYIANGYVYCHTQSIRSIDWGLGAERIAQAGDYVADYPVLLGSQRTGPDLSQEGGEHPDDWHIAHFINPRHTRPNSIMPAFAFLDRKKMNTLTRYVQSLGLLQADGRMDRQRFWKKEAVRAYEAGPDANVQWLNDQIPRGWRDVPNPYPTTEAGIARGHKIYQDFCLGCHGPVGDGMGPAQPWIYPPPFNFTLLKGREISGGILYYQIMNGITGTAMPYFKRELESEKIWDVGNYVAVYFINDSDANTEPKGIDAAYEP
- a CDS encoding c-type cytochrome, coding for MKKVAAAAVILFVLIMGAYHVLLKVDNDFPYGRMRETPAVRPYEEPLLLMEAGTVPSAGGEAILKATAAESLHSPFGETPDIAKQGEKLYFTYCAQCHGKYHDGNGTVGQSFAPLPGDLRSAKVQSLSDGVLFKEISYGIPKGRQPPLATTIAEADRWRIILYVKSLGIRN
- a CDS encoding heavy metal translocating P-type ATPase, which produces MNKTSASCDLCGLPLGHAAISLDISPKTYCFCCPGCRQVFNLLLEAAGSADPKTFRDTELFQKCRDIGIIPQSEEDLIGRDQPFRAGRAQTKSTGAPAPSRQLNPPQAALGLTLKVDNMWCPACAWVIEAYFKKTPGIISANCNFSTDYLRCDYDPVATTPDNIADTIRSLGYRTLLPGEKDTAGKRSDSIRLGVSAFLTANVMMLSFALYSGFFSELSVETVRHLSWPIFFMTAVVFFYGGINIYRKALTGFVAAAFGLETLVTIGSTCAFLFSIVNLVKGSIHLYFDTTCMLITLVLLGKLLEKNAKDKVRTDIEAFFSLRPSKAKICSAQYPRGRYVSADSLQAGDVFLATENETIAGDGVVLEGNAAVDESALTGEARPVRIESGDRVRSGTRVLQGGLRVKAESVGADSTIGQMIAVMEQALSAKTPLEEKSDRVLRLFVPAVLLLAVVTVAGCLLAGLSFEHALIRMVTVLVIACPCSLGIAIPLTRMAGISLAAKSGILVRNFRGIEKAGRLAAVVFDKTGTLTHGRWELIDLVPFTPFTSAQVMSLAVSLEKDSDHYIAVEIRRYAQEHHLSPADVAHISHSENGISGRHNNAEVKIGSSGYLQKELAALPDDQLNNLKDSPAIRSFVYMSIGGKPCAALIFGDRIKAGTADVVRQLHMKGVKTYLVSGDGVKTTDIVAGSLGIRESFGGMLPRQKADFIEKLQESGLRVAMVGDGINDAPALIQADLSVAVHSGSHLGKEVADITLMRSDPLQVMELLALAGRINSKISQNLIFSFIYNTGSLPIAMSGLLNPLIAVSAMLLSSLTVIGNTLLMMRSRPMTSADAERPGA
- a CDS encoding cbb3-type cytochrome c oxidase subunit I, producing MTDTSLTLLPQPHLTAKGFCLTSAFWMVIATFAGLLGATELIAPDLTANVGWLVFGRIRPIHINLVLFGFVTPGLLAAAFYYFPRLLRTELFSEKLGILTVIAWNVTLVAVTVSLAMGYTQGREYAEMVWPIDIMIIAAFVLVFTNLAMTVKGRREPILYVSVWYVLAATVLTAATYALGNVIWRPDSGALVGIPDAILLWFYGHNVFGLLLTPLAAGVTYYVIPRACRTPLYSHTLSLLGFWSLIVVYTHIGTHHLLQVPVSTWLKVIAIVDSVAMVIPVMAFLLNIWFTAKGRLGEIHVDIGAKFVFTGTIMYFFVSIQGSMMSLPQVQRVTHFNNWVVGHAHVGVLGFAGMIALGGLYYILPKITNRPLYSRFLADLQYWLILIGVVGFTVVLTFAGLIQGSAWLNGETVYRLLAEIHVYYVVRASLGLMIFVSAILGLYNILQTLYGKPGETP
- a CDS encoding cytochrome c3 family protein — translated: MKITIAIALLLLILSVLILFRKDWLSALLTAVHNCFMPARSNRLVLLAVGLCFLSTVLLLYLFYRPPGWDIGPEQPIPFSHRLHVDVKQIQCQFCHPYVDRALHPGIPPVEKCLYCHNHIIAGHPQILKVHDYFKTGSPVKWRKVNYLAEHVLFNHERHIKKEIECRQCHGPIETMDRIKGTYFRMQFCITCHQQKKANLDCWLACHS